Proteins encoded within one genomic window of Acidithiobacillus sp. AMEEHan:
- the rplP gene encoding 50S ribosomal protein L16, producing MLQPKRTKFRKQHKGRNRGLATRGNKVSFGDYGLKAVTRGRVTARQIEAARRAINRHVRRGGRIWVRIFPDKPISKKPAEVRMGKGKGNPEYWVALVQPGKVLYEMEGVTEDVAREALRLGAAKLPVQTIVVERRVMG from the coding sequence ATGTTGCAACCAAAACGGACCAAGTTTCGCAAGCAGCATAAGGGTCGCAATCGCGGACTGGCGACGCGTGGCAATAAAGTCAGCTTCGGCGATTACGGACTCAAGGCCGTTACCCGCGGGCGGGTCACGGCGCGGCAGATCGAGGCGGCGCGCCGCGCCATCAACCGGCACGTGCGCCGTGGCGGGCGGATCTGGGTGCGGATCTTCCCCGACAAGCCGATCAGCAAAAAGCCGGCGGAAGTGCGTATGGGTAAGGGCAAGGGAAATCCGGAATATTGGGTTGCCTTGGTTCAGCCGGGTAAGGTTTTGTATGAAATGGAAGGCGTAACGGAAGATGTGGCACGTGAGGCCCTGCGGCTCGGCGCTGCCAAACTGCCGGTACAGACCATTGTCGTAGAACGGCGGGTGATGGGATGA
- the rpmC gene encoding 50S ribosomal protein L29: protein MKGQDLSQLSVSECQTQLLALLEEQFKLRMQHGTGQLANSARLRGVRRDIARVRTEITKKAKVSQ, encoded by the coding sequence ATGAAAGGACAAGACTTGAGCCAGCTATCGGTGTCTGAATGTCAGACCCAGTTGCTTGCGCTTCTCGAAGAGCAGTTCAAACTGCGGATGCAGCACGGCACCGGGCAACTGGCGAACAGCGCCCGCCTGCGGGGCGTGCGCCGCGATATCGCACGGGTGCGTACCGAGATCACGAAGAAGGCGAAGGTGAGCCAATGA
- the rpsQ gene encoding 30S ribosomal protein S17: MSTEHNPRSLVGTVVSNRMDKTIVVLVERRIQHPLYKKYIRRSKKFHAHDQENSCQIGDTVRIEECRPISKTKTWRLVSVVGHAIAEGVAS; this comes from the coding sequence ATGAGCACAGAACACAATCCCCGGAGTCTGGTGGGCACCGTGGTCAGCAACCGTATGGACAAGACCATTGTGGTGCTCGTCGAGCGTCGTATCCAGCACCCGTTGTATAAGAAGTACATCCGGCGCTCGAAGAAGTTTCACGCCCACGATCAGGAGAACAGTTGCCAGATCGGTGATACCGTGCGCATCGAAGAGTGTCGTCCCATCTCCAAGACCAAGACTTGGCGCCTGGTATCGGTCGTCGGCCACGCCATCGCTGAAGGAGTCGCGTCATGA
- the rplN gene encoding 50S ribosomal protein L14, with translation MIQMQSRLAVADNSGAREVMCIKVLGGSHRRYADIGDVIKVSIKDAAPRGKVKKGDVYNALIVRTRKGVRREDGSVIRFDNNAAVLLNNQLQPIGTRIFGPVTRELRGANFMKIISLAPEVL, from the coding sequence ATGATCCAAATGCAAAGCCGGCTCGCCGTGGCAGACAATAGTGGCGCCCGCGAGGTCATGTGCATCAAGGTACTCGGCGGTTCTCACCGGCGTTATGCCGACATCGGTGACGTGATCAAGGTCAGCATCAAGGATGCAGCTCCGCGGGGCAAGGTCAAGAAAGGTGACGTGTACAACGCCCTGATCGTCCGTACCCGCAAGGGCGTGCGTCGCGAAGACGGTTCGGTCATCCGCTTCGACAATAACGCCGCGGTACTGCTCAACAACCAGTTGCAGCCGATCGGCACCCGTATTTTTGGCCCGGTTACCCGCGAGCTACGTGGCGCCAATTTCATGAAGATCATTTCGCTCGCGCCCGAAGTGTTGTAG
- the rplX gene encoding 50S ribosomal protein L24 has protein sequence MSKIRKDDEVVVLSGKDKGKRGKVLHVLPEEGRAIVEKVNMIKRHQRPDRMGNGGGIVEKEAPVQLCKLAIYNPATGKADRVGFKFLADGSKVRVFKSNGEQLATH, from the coding sequence ATGAGCAAGATTCGTAAGGACGATGAAGTCGTGGTGCTCAGCGGTAAGGACAAGGGCAAACGTGGCAAGGTGTTGCACGTGTTGCCGGAGGAAGGCCGCGCCATCGTGGAAAAAGTGAATATGATCAAGCGGCATCAACGCCCGGATCGCATGGGTAACGGTGGCGGTATCGTGGAAAAGGAAGCCCCGGTCCAGTTGTGCAAGCTCGCGATTTACAACCCGGCTACGGGTAAGGCCGACCGCGTTGGTTTCAAGTTCCTCGCCGATGGCAGCAAGGTTCGCGTGTTCAAAAGCAACGGCGAACAGCTGGCGACGCATTGA
- the rplE gene encoding 50S ribosomal protein L5, whose translation MEARLQKVYRDQIVPRLIQEFGFKSVMEVPRLQKITINMGVGEAVGDKKVLEAAVGDMTKIAGQKPIITKARKSVAAFKIRDGYPIGCMVTLRGERMYEFLDRLVSIAIPRIRDFRGLSPKSFDGRGNYSMGVKEQIIFPEIEYDKIDRLRGMDVTFTTTAKNDAEALGLLKAFKMPFRA comes from the coding sequence ATGGAAGCACGATTGCAAAAAGTATATAGGGATCAGATCGTTCCGCGGCTGATTCAGGAGTTTGGTTTCAAGAGCGTAATGGAGGTCCCGCGCCTGCAGAAGATCACCATCAACATGGGGGTCGGAGAGGCGGTGGGCGACAAGAAGGTGCTTGAGGCCGCAGTGGGGGATATGACCAAGATCGCGGGCCAAAAGCCAATCATCACCAAGGCGCGAAAGTCTGTTGCTGCCTTCAAGATTCGCGATGGGTACCCGATTGGCTGCATGGTAACCTTGCGCGGTGAGCGCATGTATGAGTTTTTGGATCGCTTGGTGAGTATTGCCATCCCGCGGATCCGTGATTTTCGGGGACTGTCTCCAAAATCCTTCGACGGGCGCGGCAACTATTCGATGGGGGTAAAGGAGCAGATCATTTTCCCGGAGATCGAGTACGACAAAATCGATCGACTGCGCGGAATGGATGTCACCTTTACTACCACTGCCAAGAACGATGCGGAGGCCCTGGGCTTGCTCAAGGCTTTCAAAATGCCGTTCCGCGCCTGA
- a CDS encoding type Z 30S ribosomal protein S14 encodes MAKKSMIAKAARAPKFRVRAYHRCQLCGRAHGYYRKFGLCRLCLRKHASAGNIPGVVKSSW; translated from the coding sequence ATGGCAAAGAAATCGATGATCGCCAAGGCAGCGCGGGCGCCGAAGTTTCGCGTGCGTGCCTACCACCGCTGCCAGCTTTGCGGGCGTGCCCATGGTTACTATCGCAAGTTTGGACTCTGCCGTCTTTGCCTGCGCAAGCATGCTTCGGCCGGCAACATCCCCGGCGTCGTGAAGAGCAGTTGGTGA
- the rpsH gene encoding 30S ribosomal protein S8, translated as MSITDPIADMLTRIRNAQAVGKNSVQVPASKLKRAIARVLLDEGYIAEVADDILAGHPSLRITLKYYAGEGVISEIRRISRPGVRIYRGAQELPRVRDGYGIAIVSTSRGIMTDRAARAEGIGGEVLCVVA; from the coding sequence ATGAGCATTACAGATCCTATCGCAGATATGCTGACGCGCATTCGTAATGCGCAGGCAGTAGGCAAGAATTCGGTCCAGGTCCCAGCGTCCAAGCTGAAACGAGCCATCGCGCGGGTATTGCTGGATGAAGGTTATATCGCGGAAGTTGCTGACGATATCCTCGCCGGGCATCCCAGCCTACGGATTACGTTGAAGTATTATGCAGGGGAAGGGGTGATCTCTGAGATTCGGCGGATCAGCCGCCCCGGTGTGCGTATCTACCGCGGTGCGCAAGAGCTGCCACGGGTGCGCGATGGCTATGGTATCGCCATTGTCTCCACGTCGCGCGGCATTATGACCGACCGCGCCGCGCGTGCCGAAGGCATCGGCGGCGAAGTGCTCTGCGTCGTCGCGTAA
- the rplF gene encoding 50S ribosomal protein L6, which yields MSRIAKQPVSLPKGVEVRIDAGQVVVKGPKGQLSMALQSGIEIHVDGDSASVNWHEGVVHHAGTTRALLANMVHGVSQGFERKLEIIGVGYRAQAKGSTLGLSLGFSHPVEYPVPASITIETPTQTEIVIRGVDKQMVGQVAADIRAYRPPEPYKGKGVRYAGEQVRRKEAKKK from the coding sequence ATGTCACGCATAGCAAAACAACCAGTCAGTTTGCCCAAGGGCGTCGAGGTGCGGATCGACGCCGGCCAAGTCGTGGTGAAGGGGCCCAAAGGGCAGCTCTCCATGGCTTTGCAAAGCGGTATCGAGATTCACGTCGACGGCGACAGTGCGAGTGTCAATTGGCACGAGGGCGTTGTGCATCACGCGGGTACCACCCGTGCGTTGTTGGCCAATATGGTCCACGGCGTGTCGCAGGGTTTTGAGCGCAAGCTGGAAATCATTGGCGTCGGCTATCGAGCGCAGGCCAAAGGTAGCACTCTGGGTCTGAGTCTCGGATTTTCCCATCCGGTCGAGTATCCGGTCCCAGCGTCGATCACCATCGAGACGCCGACGCAGACTGAGATCGTCATTCGCGGCGTCGATAAGCAGATGGTCGGCCAGGTTGCTGCGGACATCCGCGCGTATCGGCCGCCGGAGCCTTACAAGGGCAAGGGCGTCCGCTACGCCGGTGAGCAGGTCCGGCGCAAAGAAGCCAAGAAGAAGTGA
- the rplR gene encoding 50S ribosomal protein L18 gives MDKNISRLRRARKTRARIADQGKLRLSVYRSGKHIYAQIIDDALGKVLTQASSLEKEMRATIKNGGSTDSAALIGKRVAEKAKDLGITEVAFDRSGYRYHGRVKALAEAARESGLSF, from the coding sequence ATGGACAAGAATATCAGCCGGTTGCGTCGGGCCAGAAAGACCCGTGCGCGTATCGCCGATCAGGGCAAACTGCGCTTGTCGGTCTATCGTTCTGGCAAGCATATCTACGCGCAAATCATCGACGATGCCCTGGGCAAGGTCCTTACCCAAGCGTCTTCGTTGGAGAAAGAGATGCGCGCTACCATCAAGAATGGCGGCAGTACCGATAGCGCGGCCCTCATCGGCAAGCGCGTGGCAGAAAAGGCCAAAGACTTGGGTATTACCGAGGTGGCTTTCGACCGCAGCGGTTATCGCTACCATGGCCGGGTAAAGGCGCTCGCCGAGGCAGCACGCGAAAGCGGCCTGTCCTTCTGA
- the rpsE gene encoding 30S ribosomal protein S5 gives MARENRESQQPSDGMLEKLIHINRVSKVVKGGRQFGFAALMVVGDGDGKVGFGRGKAKEVPAGIQKATDQARRYLTHVPLMRGTIPFPVEGRHGAARVILRPASEGSGVIAGGAMRAVCEAVGLRNVVAKSLGSNNPINVVRATFDAFSKLASPQAIAMKRGKTLREIRGHGGSEDE, from the coding sequence ATGGCAAGAGAGAACCGTGAAAGCCAGCAGCCGAGTGACGGAATGTTGGAAAAGCTTATCCATATCAACCGCGTATCAAAAGTGGTGAAGGGCGGGCGCCAGTTTGGCTTTGCCGCCTTGATGGTAGTCGGTGACGGAGATGGCAAGGTTGGTTTTGGACGGGGCAAGGCCAAGGAAGTGCCCGCCGGTATTCAAAAGGCGACTGATCAAGCCCGCCGTTACCTTACCCACGTGCCGCTGATGCGGGGCACCATTCCCTTCCCCGTGGAAGGACGTCATGGCGCTGCCCGTGTCATCCTGCGGCCGGCCTCCGAGGGAAGTGGGGTGATCGCCGGGGGTGCCATGCGCGCAGTGTGCGAGGCCGTCGGTTTACGCAATGTGGTGGCCAAGTCGTTGGGATCCAATAACCCCATCAACGTTGTGCGCGCAACTTTCGATGCCTTTTCCAAACTGGCGAGTCCTCAGGCCATCGCCATGAAGCGTGGCAAAACCTTGCGGGAGATTCGCGGCCATGGGGGGTCTGAGGATGAGTAA
- the rpmD gene encoding 50S ribosomal protein L30, which yields MSKTLRITLVRSLIGITEKHRATVRGLGLRRTGHTVELRDTPEVRGMIQKIPYLLRWEEQS from the coding sequence ATGAGTAAGACCCTGCGCATTACCTTGGTCCGCAGTCTGATCGGAATCACCGAAAAGCATCGCGCCACGGTTCGTGGCTTGGGCTTACGGCGCACCGGCCACACCGTGGAACTCCGCGATACTCCTGAGGTTCGCGGTATGATTCAGAAAATCCCGTATCTTTTACGTTGGGAAGAACAGTCATGA
- the rplO gene encoding 50S ribosomal protein L15, whose amino-acid sequence MKLNTIAPAPGAKKERVRVGRGIGSGFGKTAGRGHKGQHARSGGYHKVGFEGGQMPLQRRIPKRGFRNAGAPVVAEVTLDMLASAAISGVVDAEALRLRRFVRGDVDQIKVIRTGKLEAAIIVKGLRVSAGARQAIEAAGGQVEE is encoded by the coding sequence ATGAAATTGAATACCATTGCACCTGCGCCAGGCGCCAAGAAGGAGCGTGTGCGGGTCGGTCGTGGCATTGGTAGCGGCTTCGGCAAGACCGCGGGCCGGGGACACAAGGGACAGCACGCTCGGTCCGGAGGCTACCACAAGGTCGGTTTTGAGGGTGGACAGATGCCGCTGCAGCGGCGCATCCCGAAACGGGGTTTTCGGAATGCTGGTGCTCCGGTGGTGGCCGAGGTGACTTTGGACATGCTTGCTAGCGCCGCGATCAGCGGCGTGGTGGATGCCGAAGCCCTGCGGCTGCGCCGTTTCGTCCGCGGTGATGTCGATCAGATCAAGGTCATCCGGACGGGGAAGCTGGAAGCGGCGATCATCGTCAAGGGCCTGCGTGTCAGCGCAGGTGCGCGGCAGGCCATTGAGGCCGCTGGCGGTCAGGTAGAGGAATAA
- the secY gene encoding preprotein translocase subunit SecY, protein MANALGALGNAAQGAGNIAELRRRILFLLGALLVFRIGAHIPVPGIDPAAMASFFHQEQGTILGMFNMFSGGALSRLTVFALGIMPYISASIIFQLGGSVIPQLEELKKEGEAGRRKITEYTRYATVVLSLLQGLGIAVAIEKMHGGSVPVVIDPGPLFLFTTTITLSAGTVFLMWLGEQITERGIGNGISLIIFAGIVAGLPQALATMLELVRTGQFQPLFALAIFVLALVVLAFVVFMESAQRRIPIQYAKRQVGRKIYGGQSTHMPLKVNMSGVIPPIFATSILLLPATLAGWFANVPGMEWLARVGQALSPGTTLYVVVFTIAIVFFAFFYTAMVFNPRETADNLKKSGAFVPGLRPGEQTSKYMDRVLSRLTLWGAIYLTVVCLLPEFLITEYNVPFYFGGTSLLIVVVVMMDLMAQIQSHLLTHRYEGLLRKSGQQGKR, encoded by the coding sequence ATGGCCAACGCCCTCGGTGCACTTGGCAATGCCGCGCAGGGTGCGGGCAACATCGCGGAGTTACGGCGGCGAATCTTGTTCTTGCTGGGGGCGTTGTTGGTCTTCCGCATCGGCGCACATATTCCCGTTCCTGGCATCGATCCTGCGGCAATGGCTTCCTTCTTTCACCAGGAACAGGGAACCATTCTCGGCATGTTCAACATGTTCTCCGGGGGTGCGCTATCGCGACTCACGGTTTTTGCCTTGGGGATCATGCCGTACATTAGTGCCTCGATTATTTTTCAGTTGGGGGGTTCAGTCATTCCCCAGCTGGAGGAGCTGAAAAAGGAGGGTGAAGCGGGGCGGCGGAAAATTACCGAATACACTCGCTACGCCACAGTCGTATTATCCCTCCTGCAAGGACTGGGCATTGCCGTCGCCATCGAGAAGATGCATGGCGGCTCGGTACCGGTGGTCATCGATCCCGGTCCACTGTTTCTTTTTACCACAACGATCACGCTCTCGGCGGGCACCGTTTTCCTCATGTGGCTGGGCGAGCAGATTACGGAACGCGGTATCGGCAATGGTATCTCTCTCATCATTTTTGCGGGCATCGTAGCTGGTCTGCCGCAGGCCCTCGCCACCATGTTGGAGCTGGTACGCACTGGACAGTTTCAGCCGCTCTTTGCCCTGGCCATTTTTGTCTTGGCCCTGGTGGTCCTCGCCTTTGTAGTGTTCATGGAAAGCGCACAACGTCGCATCCCTATCCAGTATGCCAAACGGCAGGTCGGGCGCAAGATCTACGGCGGGCAGAGTACCCACATGCCCCTCAAGGTCAATATGTCCGGTGTGATTCCGCCGATCTTCGCTACCAGCATTCTGCTCTTGCCTGCCACCCTCGCCGGCTGGTTTGCCAACGTGCCTGGCATGGAGTGGTTGGCTCGGGTTGGGCAGGCATTGAGTCCTGGGACCACACTGTACGTCGTGGTATTCACCATTGCCATCGTATTCTTCGCCTTTTTTTACACGGCGATGGTGTTCAACCCGCGCGAAACTGCAGATAACCTGAAAAAGTCCGGCGCGTTCGTTCCCGGACTGCGGCCGGGAGAGCAAACATCCAAGTATATGGATCGGGTTTTGAGCCGGCTCACCCTGTGGGGAGCTATCTATCTCACCGTGGTCTGTCTGTTGCCAGAATTTCTCATCACGGAATACAACGTGCCGTTTTACTTTGGTGGCACCAGCCTGCTCATCGTGGTGGTCGTTATGATGGATCTCATGGCGCAGATTCAAAGTCATTTGCTCACCCATCGTTACGAAGGCTTGCTGCGGAAAAGCGGCCAACAGGGTAAGCGATAA
- a CDS encoding adenylate kinase, translated as MTSGGHIILLGAPGVGKGTQAKVLSMELGLPHVSTGDMLRASVAAGSEMGKRAKAVMESGALVSDEIILGIVSERLQESDAQKGVVFDGFPRTVVQAEGLDRLLARSGDVAIAHILHIVLDDEEIVERLSGRRVCRDCGAIYHVRFQPPKVQGRCDRCGGELFQRDDDQPAVIRHRLAVYAAETAPLVAFYRGRAGYAEVDGTGSSAAVTERIRVLLR; from the coding sequence ATGACGTCTGGTGGACACATCATCCTCCTGGGTGCGCCTGGAGTGGGCAAGGGTACGCAAGCCAAGGTGCTGTCTATGGAGTTGGGCTTGCCTCATGTTTCGACTGGTGATATGCTCCGCGCCTCTGTTGCTGCCGGCAGCGAAATGGGCAAGCGGGCCAAGGCGGTGATGGAGTCCGGTGCTTTGGTCTCTGACGAGATCATCTTGGGCATCGTGTCGGAGCGGCTGCAGGAAAGCGATGCTCAGAAGGGAGTCGTATTTGACGGTTTCCCGCGCACGGTGGTGCAGGCAGAAGGGCTCGACCGCTTGCTCGCGCGCAGTGGTGATGTCGCGATCGCACATATCCTGCACATCGTGCTTGATGATGAGGAAATTGTTGAGCGGCTGTCCGGGCGGCGTGTATGTAGAGACTGTGGTGCCATCTACCATGTGCGCTTCCAGCCACCCAAGGTCCAGGGACGCTGCGACCGTTGTGGTGGAGAACTCTTTCAGCGGGACGATGACCAGCCTGCGGTAATTCGGCATCGGCTTGCGGTGTACGCAGCCGAGACGGCGCCCCTGGTTGCTTTCTACCGCGGTCGGGCCGGGTATGCTGAGGTGGATGGCACCGGCAGCAGTGCAGCGGTGACCGAACGTATACGGGTTTTGTTGAGGTAA
- the infA gene encoding translation initiation factor IF-1, whose translation MAKEDTLEMQGEVIENLPSATFKVRLENGFVVNAHISGKMRMHYIRILPGDKVTVEMTPYDLSKGRITYRAK comes from the coding sequence ATGGCCAAGGAAGACACTCTCGAAATGCAGGGAGAAGTCATAGAAAACCTGCCAAGTGCAACCTTCAAGGTGCGGTTGGAGAATGGTTTTGTGGTCAATGCACATATTTCTGGAAAGATGCGTATGCACTACATACGGATTCTGCCTGGAGATAAGGTCACTGTGGAGATGACGCCTTACGACCTGAGCAAGGGGCGCATCACCTATCGCGCCAAGTAA
- the rpmJ gene encoding 50S ribosomal protein L36 — MKVRASVKRLCRNCKIIRRNGVVRVICVEPRHKQRQG; from the coding sequence ATGAAAGTTCGGGCATCGGTGAAAAGGCTCTGCCGTAACTGCAAGATCATCCGGCGAAATGGTGTGGTCCGCGTGATTTGCGTCGAGCCGCGGCACAAACAGCGGCAGGGATAA
- the rpsM gene encoding 30S ribosomal protein S13: protein MARIAGVNIPNNKQIGVALTYIYGIGATRSRDILAAAEVDTGVRVKDISEGELERIRAEVAKYLVEGDLRREVTMSIKRLMDLGCYRGIRHRRGLPVHGQRTKTNARTRKGPAKPIAR from the coding sequence ATGGCCCGCATTGCTGGTGTCAATATTCCGAATAACAAGCAGATTGGTGTCGCTTTGACGTACATCTACGGCATTGGAGCCACCCGCTCCCGTGACATTCTGGCGGCGGCAGAGGTCGATACCGGAGTTCGCGTGAAGGATATTAGCGAAGGCGAGTTGGAGCGCATTCGCGCGGAGGTTGCGAAATATCTCGTCGAAGGTGACCTGCGCCGCGAAGTGACCATGAGTATCAAGCGGCTCATGGACCTTGGCTGCTATCGCGGCATCCGTCATCGTCGCGGCCTTCCCGTTCACGGCCAACGGACCAAAACCAACGCTCGTACTCGCAAGGGTCCGGCGAAGCCTATCGCCCGCTGA
- the rpsK gene encoding 30S ribosomal protein S11: MAKTQTDVRVRKKVKKNVVDGVAHIYASFNNTIITISDRQGNALAWASAGGSGFRGSRKSTPFAAQVAAENAGRRAQEYGLKNLDVEVSGPGPGRESTVRALHSVGFRITSIRDVTPIPHNGCRPPKKRRV, encoded by the coding sequence ATGGCAAAGACACAAACCGATGTGCGCGTGCGCAAGAAAGTCAAGAAGAACGTCGTTGATGGCGTGGCGCACATTTACGCCTCCTTCAATAACACCATCATCACCATCAGTGATCGGCAGGGCAATGCGTTGGCATGGGCAAGCGCTGGTGGTTCCGGCTTCCGCGGTTCGCGTAAGAGCACGCCGTTTGCGGCCCAGGTCGCGGCGGAAAATGCCGGTCGCCGGGCGCAGGAATACGGCCTGAAGAACCTCGATGTCGAGGTGAGTGGTCCCGGACCTGGGCGAGAGAGCACGGTACGTGCCCTGCATTCCGTCGGTTTTCGCATCACCAGCATCCGCGACGTGACGCCAATTCCGCACAATGGCTGCCGTCCGCCCAAAAAGCGGCGTGTTTGA
- the rpsD gene encoding 30S ribosomal protein S4 — translation MAKYTGPSCRQCRREGGKLFLKGEKCFSDKCPVVVRAYAPGQHGQRRGRVSEYGTQLREKQKVRRVYGVLEGQFRRYFAVASQKKGVTGELLLRFLELRLDNVAYRIGFGASRAEARQVVRHGHLTVNGKRVDIPSYQVRAGDVVAVAATAKEHARILSAVEAAEGRGYPEWLSVDSKALSATIKAVPVRDEMPQDLNEQMVVELYSK, via the coding sequence GTGGCTAAATATACCGGCCCCAGTTGCCGTCAATGCCGGCGCGAAGGTGGCAAGCTCTTTCTCAAGGGTGAAAAGTGTTTCTCTGACAAGTGTCCAGTTGTGGTCCGGGCCTATGCGCCGGGTCAACACGGGCAACGTCGAGGGCGCGTCAGTGAATATGGTACGCAGTTGCGCGAAAAACAGAAGGTCCGGCGCGTATACGGCGTTCTCGAGGGGCAATTCCGCCGGTATTTTGCCGTCGCTTCGCAAAAGAAGGGCGTCACCGGTGAGCTACTTCTCCGTTTTTTGGAGCTCCGCCTGGATAACGTGGCCTACCGCATTGGTTTCGGCGCGTCGCGTGCCGAGGCGCGGCAAGTGGTTCGCCATGGACACCTCACTGTCAATGGCAAGCGGGTAGATATCCCTTCCTATCAGGTCCGGGCCGGCGATGTGGTCGCGGTGGCGGCTACAGCCAAGGAGCACGCGCGCATTCTAAGCGCTGTTGAGGCAGCAGAAGGTCGCGGCTACCCTGAGTGGCTCAGCGTCGATAGCAAGGCACTCAGTGCCACCATCAAGGCCGTCCCCGTGCGCGACGAAATGCCGCAGGATTTGAACGAGCAGATGGTGGTAGAACTCTACTCCAAGTAA
- a CDS encoding DNA-directed RNA polymerase subunit alpha → MAEVGELLCPQNYEIETTGAHSARVSLGPLERGFGHTLGNSLRRILLSSLKGVAVTEVEIEGVLHEYSSLEGVQEDVVDILLNLKQLAIRSHRQESQTITVRKRGPGPVTGADIVAEHGVEVANPGHVIATITRDVEMVMHLRLDFGRGYQAAATRLRDHEKRIGVLALDASFSPVRRVSFQVESARVEQRTDLDRLVLDVETNGTIEPLAAIQEAARILRQQLDVFVGGEMPAVEDTRKVAVVEDLMPLLERPVDDLELTVRSLNCLKAEDIFYIGDLVQKSENELLKAPNLGRKSLTEIKEILGGKGLSLGMRLQNWPPEGLPPLGNKGAVEAD, encoded by the coding sequence ATGGCTGAAGTTGGCGAGCTGTTGTGTCCGCAGAATTACGAAATCGAAACGACCGGTGCGCATTCCGCCCGCGTCAGTTTGGGTCCTCTAGAACGTGGTTTTGGACACACTCTCGGTAATTCACTGCGGCGGATTCTCCTTTCCTCGCTGAAGGGAGTTGCAGTTACCGAGGTCGAAATTGAGGGCGTCCTGCACGAATACTCCAGTCTCGAAGGAGTGCAGGAGGATGTCGTAGACATTCTCCTGAATCTGAAACAGCTGGCGATCCGTAGTCACCGCCAGGAGTCGCAGACCATCACCGTGCGCAAACGGGGCCCGGGGCCAGTCACTGGCGCCGACATCGTTGCCGAGCATGGCGTCGAGGTGGCGAATCCCGGCCACGTCATCGCGACCATTACCCGGGATGTCGAAATGGTCATGCATTTGCGCCTCGACTTTGGGCGCGGTTACCAGGCGGCGGCTACGCGCCTGCGTGACCACGAAAAGCGGATCGGTGTGCTGGCTCTCGATGCGAGTTTCAGTCCGGTGCGTCGCGTCAGTTTTCAGGTAGAGAGTGCTCGGGTGGAACAGCGCACCGACCTTGACCGCCTCGTGCTTGATGTCGAAACCAACGGGACCATTGAGCCGCTTGCTGCCATTCAGGAAGCGGCGCGCATACTCCGGCAGCAGTTGGACGTCTTCGTTGGCGGGGAAATGCCTGCCGTCGAGGATACGCGGAAGGTTGCCGTTGTCGAAGACTTGATGCCTTTGTTGGAACGGCCGGTGGATGACCTCGAGTTGACGGTGCGTTCGCTCAACTGTCTCAAGGCGGAGGACATTTTTTATATCGGCGATCTGGTGCAGAAGTCGGAAAACGAACTCCTGAAGGCACCGAACCTCGGGCGGAAATCTCTCACCGAAATCAAGGAAATCTTGGGTGGGAAAGGACTTTCCCTGGGCATGCGCCTGCAGAATTGGCCGCCCGAGGGCTTGCCGCCACTGGGCAATAAAGGTGCCGTCGAGGCCGACTGA
- the rplQ gene encoding 50S ribosomal protein L17, producing MRHGNSGKKLNRNSSHRRAMFANMMVSLFAHERIVTTLPKAKELRRFAEPMITLAKEPTVARRRLAFSRLRDREAVVKLFDELGPHYKARPGGYLRIVKYGFRAGDNAPLAIVELVDRQASTS from the coding sequence ATGCGTCATGGCAATAGTGGAAAAAAACTGAATCGTAACAGCAGCCATCGGCGGGCGATGTTCGCCAACATGATGGTCTCGCTCTTTGCGCACGAGCGTATCGTTACCACCTTACCCAAGGCCAAGGAATTGCGGCGCTTTGCCGAGCCGATGATCACCTTGGCCAAGGAACCCACGGTGGCGCGCCGGCGTTTGGCATTTTCTCGTCTTCGTGATCGGGAGGCCGTGGTCAAGCTCTTTGATGAGCTCGGTCCCCATTACAAGGCAAGGCCTGGTGGCTATCTGCGGATCGTCAAGTACGGGTTTCGAGCGGGTGATAACGCGCCGCTCGCGATTGTCGAACTGGTGGATCGCCAAGCCAGCACTTCCTGA